In one window of Pseudomonas benzenivorans DNA:
- a CDS encoding molecular chaperone DnaJ yields the protein MHDIKANLHPCAHCSGIGTCKNGQEEQSCAVCVKGSELEGKVFVGLPCSICGGIGQAEPKTERINKRMPALLGFAVVFLLITFVFIAALTSSKYFSEILAFAGTLIGTVLGFYYSARARAT from the coding sequence ATGCACGACATCAAAGCAAACCTTCACCCATGCGCTCACTGTTCAGGAATTGGCACATGCAAGAATGGGCAAGAAGAGCAATCTTGTGCAGTTTGCGTAAAAGGCAGTGAGTTAGAGGGTAAGGTTTTTGTAGGGCTCCCTTGCTCCATTTGTGGCGGCATAGGTCAAGCAGAGCCAAAGACCGAGCGCATCAACAAGCGTATGCCAGCCCTTCTCGGGTTTGCCGTAGTTTTCCTGTTAATTACTTTCGTATTTATTGCAGCACTAACAAGCAGCAAATACTTCAGTGAAATTCTTGCTTTCGCCGGCACTTTAATTGGCACCGTGCTTGGTTTTTACTATTCAGCCCGTGCGCGAGCAACCTAA
- a CDS encoding DUF3422 domain-containing protein: protein MHPLRESLHDELHARPSIYFDGPAHVYHFALLDDGQSLDGIVRRLDELADNPGRGVQRHGLLRIAGHPFKWESHSEFLSLTWVVPLQAGDSRWAELPQPLRGLLDAHRELILNAQVILVENQEDAEQAPAGYGFKDPAGSHIGGGDATVWSDFRLSAQGFSRLLLVNRGLNAYRLGRMIRRLVEIETYRMLASLGLPAAQQLSASLQELDRELIELAERNACADNAQAKALLDGLTALSARLMRSSAGSRPRFGATAAYAQIVFERIAELRESHVGGSQRLGVFLERRFKPSVRYIAATEQRLDRLAAGIANLGELLQAKAQVEVEEQNSKILESLNARSHTQLKIQKAVEGFSLIAISYYLIGLLKMTLEGLGALGSPLSAKVLFALLAPLFLLTLVLMARRLKQAARH from the coding sequence ATGCACCCGCTGAGAGAAAGCCTGCACGATGAACTGCACGCGCGGCCGTCGATCTACTTCGACGGCCCGGCCCACGTCTACCACTTCGCCCTGCTCGACGACGGCCAGTCCCTGGACGGCATCGTCCGCCGCCTCGACGAGCTGGCCGACAACCCCGGCCGCGGCGTGCAGCGCCACGGCCTGCTGCGCATCGCCGGCCACCCCTTCAAGTGGGAGAGCCACAGCGAGTTCCTCTCCCTGACCTGGGTGGTGCCGCTGCAGGCCGGCGACAGCCGCTGGGCCGAGCTGCCGCAGCCGCTGCGCGGCCTGCTCGACGCCCACCGCGAGCTGATCCTCAACGCCCAGGTGATCCTGGTGGAGAACCAGGAGGACGCCGAGCAGGCCCCGGCCGGTTACGGCTTCAAGGACCCGGCCGGCTCCCATATCGGCGGCGGCGACGCCACCGTGTGGAGCGACTTCCGCCTCTCGGCCCAGGGCTTCAGCCGCCTGCTGCTGGTCAACCGCGGCCTCAACGCCTACCGCCTGGGGCGGATGATCCGCCGCCTGGTGGAGATCGAGACCTACCGCATGCTCGCCTCCCTCGGCCTGCCCGCCGCCCAGCAGCTGAGCGCCAGCCTGCAGGAGCTGGACCGCGAGCTGATCGAGCTCGCCGAGCGCAATGCCTGCGCCGACAACGCCCAGGCCAAGGCCCTGCTCGACGGCCTGACCGCCCTCTCGGCGCGGCTGATGCGCAGCTCCGCCGGCAGCCGGCCGCGCTTCGGCGCCACCGCCGCCTACGCGCAGATCGTCTTCGAGCGCATCGCCGAGTTGCGCGAAAGCCATGTCGGCGGCAGCCAGCGCCTGGGGGTGTTTCTCGAACGGCGCTTCAAGCCCAGCGTGCGCTACATCGCCGCCACCGAGCAGCGCCTGGACCGCCTGGCCGCCGGCATCGCCAACCTCGGCGAGCTGCTGCAGGCCAAGGCCCAGGTGGAGGTGGAGGAGCAGAACTCGAAGATCCTCGAAAGCCTCAACGCCCGCAGCCACACCCAGCTGAAGATCCAGAAGGCGGTGGAAGGCTTCTCGCTGATCGCCATCAGCTACTACCTGATCGGTCTGCTGAAGATGACCCTCGAAGGCCTCGGCGCCCTGGGCTCGCCGCTATCCGCCAAGGTGCTGTTCGCCCTGCTGGCGCCGCTGTTCCTGCTGACCCTGGTGCTGATGGCGCGCAGGCTCAAGCAGGCGGCGCGGCACTAG